Below is a genomic region from Bacillus cereus group sp. RP43.
TTTCTTTTTCTAAATCTATTAATACATTTTCTAATTGCTCACGAATACGGTGGGGGCGTCCCTTAGCTATATTAATCCCCATAACAGACAATAGTCCTTTTTCTCCATCAATTGAATATGGTCTTTTTAAATTACTGTACTGTTGTCGAATTCTCCATTGCCAAGATAAATAGCGAATTAGTCGCTTGTGGAATTTGTGTCGATAACTATTATACTCCAATGCTTTTTTAGATAATAACGCTGTTGTGCTACTAGATCCGTATAAATACATCGACAAAAAGCTACCTGGCTTTATTCTACAAGATTCAATACCTACGTAATCATTGGTATTTTTATCTCTCCAAAGAACTACAGAATCTAAAACGAAAAGTCTTTTAATTATTTCACGTTTCATTTCAAATTGCTCACCAGTTTCTGCACGATCATTTAAAACCACGACTTCATTATCGTCATTTAAATAAATAAAGATACTCGCCAAAGCAGCTATACGTTGTGCAATTTTAATTTTATCTTCTGCACGATAATACTCTATACCATTTGCTGATGCTTTTGGAATATTACACATATCTAGTACATTTTCATAGCTGAAATCAATAAAATCATCTGGAGATTTCGCTTGATTCAACCACTGTATTGTAATTGTATCTAAACAGTCTGCGGTAAGATCATCCATGTTACTAATAACACCATCGACTAGTATTGACCATCTTTCTGCTTCATTGGTGTTTACTAGCCTTAAATCTTCATCCTTGTGTGATGATAGCTGAGCAACTCCGCTTGTATTTTTAGTTTCTAATGGTAAAACAGATACTGCTCCTACTTCATCTTCTTCAAAGTGATTCTTGGCTATACCATCTCGTAGTTGATAATATACCGCATCATTACTTACAGGATAGTAATCCTCTTGTAGATCAATTGAATGCTCTTTTAACTTTTCATCGGTTGTATTAGATATTATAGACGTTTCAACTTCTTCAGACGTACCTCCAAATTCTTGCTCTATTATTTTATCGAGTACATTTCGAATCTCAATTTTATATTTATCTAGATTTGCGTATATATGCAATAATGAAATCCCTTGTTCTTGTTTCTGGCCTAACCAAGAGACAAGAGCTGAAAATGAAGGGGATATATTAGCTGAAGTTACTACTTTGTCATGATTTCCCTGTACTTCCTCATAATATCTATTCCACTTTTCCCATAGCTGCGTGTTCTTTTCATACATTGGTGCAGCAAGTAAAAGGGCATCGCTAAACAACACTAATACTTTCTCCATATTCAAAAACCTCCTTACTAAGTTCCCACCAATTAGAATTATAAATTATAGAACTTGAGACGTTATAGCTATATGGTGGCAACATAGCATATAAGTTGAAACGTTATCAGAATAATCTATATCGAGAAATGATTTATCGAACAGTATTTGTCCTATCAAGTAAACATTCTTGTACTTGTATTATATAAGACTGTACTTATTTGTAAAATTACTACTTTACACTACAATCTCCATGCGGGAAACCCATTTGGTATTAAATTGTGTAAATCATACTTTTAAAGTGAAACGTAATTGTCCCTTTTCTTACAAATGAAATAAAACATTATAGCGTTATGATAACAATTACTTTCTTACCAAGAAACATCGATGATTTGCTGGTTTCATCTAAAAAATTATTCGCATCATTCTATACAATGATACAAATACCCTTACTTTTATGAAACGTCATAGCTACATTGTGGCAAGTACTCCTTAGAACTTGAAACGTTTTAGCTTTATAGTGGCAAGTATA
It encodes:
- a CDS encoding XRE family transcriptional regulator translates to MEKVLVLFSDALLLAAPMYEKNTQLWEKWNRYYEEVQGNHDKVVTSANISPSFSALVSWLGQKQEQGISLLHIYANLDKYKIEIRNVLDKIIEQEFGGTSEEVETSIISNTTDEKLKEHSIDLQEDYYPVSNDAVYYQLRDGIAKNHFEEDEVGAVSVLPLETKNTSGVAQLSSHKDEDLRLVNTNEAERWSILVDGVISNMDDLTADCLDTITIQWLNQAKSPDDFIDFSYENVLDMCNIPKASANGIEYYRAEDKIKIAQRIAALASIFIYLNDDNEVVVLNDRAETGEQFEMKREIIKRLFVLDSVVLWRDKNTNDYVGIESCRIKPGSFLSMYLYGSSSTTALLSKKALEYNSYRHKFHKRLIRYLSWQWRIRQQYSNLKRPYSIDGEKGLLSVMGINIAKGRPHRIREQLENVLIDLEKEKVISHWEYAEEIDESRIGERNWFKNYYSKLGIIILPPKELMDNIGSLAKKKVIDTPDKKENNVIINTIAHSTVSTEELIREKIMHQHMHQNRTMREIADELGLSPATLSRFCNKKMKRISNSVNDKLTKWYERQMIIESM